The Theileria annulata strain Ankara isolate clone C9 chromosome 1 map unlocalized, *** SEQUENCING IN PROGRESS *** nucleotide sequence TACTATTATACACATGTGTGAATCTAgtaatatttgttttacTATCCCTAATGTATATCTATTAAACATGACTATTGACTGCTGTACTATTGgtaatactaatagtatttttataataaaataattttaattttatttgtacTTAAAGTTTACACTTTAATCTCtgatatttaataataacaaacTGATATCTAATCTTggatatttatattaacaataatataatgagcattaaataaatattatctaTTAATCCGGTGAAATCCGGAAATCTTAATTTCCAGATCCCCCATGGATCAAATCTCtattaatcaaataatgaataaatacGTTAGATACACTTACATACTTTTAATAATCATCTTAATTGGATCTGTCAAGTCTTCCGATAAACAGCCATCCCTAGTATCTGATGACTCTACAGATGACTCTGATGATAACAACTTTGACACAGTTGTAAGAGAATTGGAAAGTCTAATTGAAGATCATCAAGCACCTGGTGATACTGTAGTTTCTGATAATCTTTTGCAACATGGACTTGGACAGATTACTAGTCATGGATACATAGAACAGCCTACTGATGATCATACTCCTCCAGAGCATCAACGTCCAGATGAATCTCCAGCTACTCATTATAAGCCTACTCCACAGGatggaaaatattatttaatagaaCCTCAGCCTGGTAAAGATGGAAAATATAGATTAGTTCCAATTACTCATCTGGAATATATACCAGCTCATCCAGAAGCACAGCCTGAGGATACTGAACCTGTGCCTGAGGAACTAGAATCTGAATCAGAATCTCCtgaagaagaagataattttgaGGTAATTGTAAGAGGAGTTGAAAATATAGTTGATGAGGAACATCAGAGTCCTCCAGCAATTGAGTATAAAAAGGTAGATTGGTCAGCTGGTGTTCAAACAGGAAGTCGAAAACCTTATGAATTACCAGCAATAATGTTTATAGGCCTAAACAATGATGATGAATTGGTTCCAATGACTACGAGCTGttacaaaataatatcCTTTAACTTTTATCTAGTCAAGTTTAAATTTGGATGTCGTTGTGTTGAGATACTTTGCAATGGTAAAAGAGTATGGTCTCATAGACCAGGAACGTCATATCCTAGGACACTAATTTACAATAGAAAGGAAGGTAAATTCATGgtcaattttaataacagAATTGTATCGTGTAGTTTGAAAGATGGACGATGGACTGAAAAGGTTATTTATAGACCTAAGGAGTTAAGACTATTTACAAAAACTCCAGAAGGTCTTTATTGTAAACTAACTCAcaacaaatataattttcattttacaGCATTTGgttcatttaaatatgtTTTCAATCAAGGACTAACATGTGACATGATTCAAATTAATGACGAAATCGTATGGCAAAGAGAAGAAAATGGTCCTATTGTCCTTAAAATGAGCTATTTCGGTCCAAAATATTTGAGAAtttattttgaaaaatttaCTATGgaaattcaaaatttcgaaggagaatataaaattaaaacattcCCTAATGATAAGTAATTAGCACATAAAACTTAGAATCGtctatttattttaataaccAAAAATACGTCtttaaaattcattttaatgGCCTAAACTTCTgacatttaataataaccATATCTGCTGACCTAAATAATTGACATTTAATGATAAACTAATTAGATGACCTTAATTATTGTCATTAGTGTAACTGTgtaatgatttaattaaacatatcaaatttgatattctaaattttaatattaaatttaataattttaacattacattatttcacattaataaatatatcactatattaatgataaattttagatCCCCCATGGATCAAGCCTATACTAATTACTCAATGCAAAGATGTGTAATATACACATATggattaataattatattaatttcttaCACACACTGCTCTGATAAACCAAATGCTAAACCAACTGATAACGCAGATGAAAATGCCTCTAGTAACATATATGATATCATAGATTTTATCCAAGATCAGCCTACTACACAGGatggaaaatattatttaatagaaCCTCAGCCTGGTAAAGATGGAAAATACAGATTAGTTCCAATTACTCATCTGGAATATATACCAGCTCATCCAGAACCACAGCCTGAGCCTAAGGATACTGAACTACAATATCCTGGACCTTATCAACAGTATGGACCAGGATATCAACCAATACAATCTACACCTCAGTATCGACAGTATATGCCTCAATATCAACCACAGTATCCAGGATATCAACCTCAACAATATTATCCTGAACCATATCAATATCAACAAACAGAACCAATGCCACATATACAACCTACACAATCATATATACCAGAACCAGAGCCTTAGGATACTCAACTGGAGCCATTACCAGAATCTGAATCTGAATCTCCtgaagaagataattttgaGGTAACAGAAACTAGAGTTGAAACTGATGAATCTGGAGTTCAAGGTATATTTGAAAAAGACTATGAACCAGTTGTTAGTCAACTAGAATCATTACTAACTGAAGATCAAACTACTGAAACGACTAAGCCTAATGAACCAAAACACCCACATCATAGTTATAAACATAATAGA carries:
- a CDS encoding Theileria-specific sub-telomeric protein, SVSP family (Signal peptide predicted for TA17485 by SignalP 2.0 HMM (Signal peptide probability 0.642, signal anchor probability 0.311) with cleavage site probability 0.504 between residues 22 and 23); the encoded protein is MNKYVRYTYILLIIILIGSVKSSDKQPSLVSDDSTDDSDDNNFDTVVRELESLIEDHQAPGDTVVSDNLLQHGLGQITSHGYIEQPTDDHTPPEHQRPDESPATHYKPTPQDGKYYLIEPQPGKDGKYRLVPITHLEYIPAHPEAQPEDTEPVPEELESESESPEEEDNFEVIVRGVENIVDEEHQSPPAIEYKKVDWSAGVQTGSRKPYELPAIMFIGLNNDDELVPMTTSCYKIISFNFYLVKFKFGCRCVEILCNGKRVWSHRPGTSYPRTLIYNRKEGKFMVNFNNRIVSCSLKDGRWTEKVIYRPKELRLFTKTPEGLYCKLTHNKYNFHFTAFGSFKYVFNQGLTCDMIQINDEIVWQREENGPIVLKMSYFGPKYLRIYFEKFTMEIQNFEGEYKIKTFPNDK